In Helianthus annuus cultivar XRQ/B chromosome 8, HanXRQr2.0-SUNRISE, whole genome shotgun sequence, a single genomic region encodes these proteins:
- the LOC110870691 gene encoding uncharacterized protein LOC110870691 — translation MSAGSDKWQWKIDGSGGFSVASIKKVLSSANRTRPARVFEWINWVPKKVSIVAWRAEMERMPTKVALSNRNIPVNNRLCVMCGNYEETCEHLFNSCHYAQSIWLYIASWCNIPPIVAFDIKDLLTVHMVSAGPRKKIKALYAIILVTFWSIWKSRNELVFKQKEPSLAKSLDEVKAMAFLWVKNRSKMASLTWEDWCRFKVG, via the coding sequence ATGTCGGCTGGATCGGATAAATGGCAATGGAAGATTGATGGTTCAGGTGGTTTTAGTGTTGCAAGTATTAAAAAGGTGCTGAGTTCGGCTAATCGCACAAGACCTGCTAGAGTTTTCGAGTGGATCAACTGGGTTCCGAAAAAGGTTAGTATTGTGGCATGGAGGGCTGAGATGGAACGGATGCCGACGAAGGTAGCTCTATCGAACCGGAACATCCCGGTGAATAACCGGCTGTGTGTTATGTGTGGTAATTATGAGGAGACTTGTGAGCACTTGTTTAATTCATGCCACTATGCACAGTCGATATGGTTATACATAGCGAGCTGGTGTAATATCCCACCGATTGTCGCCTTTGACATTAAAGATCTTCTCACGGTACATATGGTTAGCGCCGGCCCaagaaagaaaataaaagcaTTGTATGCGATCATCTTGGTAACATTTTGGAGTATTTGGAAGTCAAGAAACGAGCTGGTTTTCAAACAAAAAGAGCCGAGTTTGGCAAAGTCCCTAGATGAAGTGAAAGCAATGGCGTTTTTATGGGTAAAAAATCGGTCAAAAATGGCGTCTTTAACATGGGAAGATTGGTGTAGATTTAAGGTTGGTTGA
- the LOC110873880 gene encoding uncharacterized protein LOC110873880, translating into MDKKKKKTPRDHLHVSKQDSERVSNLSVPPQAAEALHSFYEDFTLRGIRVDRFQPGGSISCSFTVPPRLTDRNGNLAVGAIANLVDEIGATMVYEKDVPMNVSVDMSISYLSTVNLNDELEISAKLLGGKGAVKGTLVVLKNKLTGEVIAEGRHSLFSITRSKI; encoded by the exons AtggataagaagaagaagaagactccAAGAGATCATCTCCATGTAAGCAAACAAGACTCCGAGCGAGTGAGCAACCTGAGCGTCCCTCCCCAAGCAGCAGAAGCCCTCCACAGCTTCTACGAAGACTTCACCCTGAGAGGCATCCGGGTTGACCGATTCCAACCGGGTGGTTCCATCTCATGCTCTTTCACAGTCCCCCCTCGTCTCACC GATAGAAATGGGAATCTGGCGGTGGGTGCGATTGCGAATTTGGTGGATGAGATTGGGGCGACGATGGTGTATGAAAAAGACGTCCCCATGAATGTTTCTGTTGATATGTCTATTTCTTATCTCTCTACGGTCAATCTCAAT GACGAGTTGGAGATTAGCGCAAAGCTTCTTGGCGGGAAAGGGGCTGTTAAAGGAACTCTTGTTGTTTTGAAAAACAAGTTAACCGGAGAGGTTATCGCAGAAGGACGACATTCGTTGTTTTCCATAACACGAAGCAAAATCTGA
- the LOC118481072 gene encoding uncharacterized protein LOC118481072 — translation MIDLTTEETVQRDPYRGVSTDYFDHGDQVITCEVCYAKLWDAEKGSGRKEGGKICHMLCCGYAKVVLPDYKSATPYYKSIFMSNDNESMHFLKNIRRYNSMFAFTSMGGKVDQTVNTGNAPFCYRISGENYHSIGSLVPENGGKPKFCQLYIYDTKNELANRSSDNPSSSTSSDETDNKLIQQIKAMLDANNVLVKIYRMVRDCFQQNPNTTLKLRLIGKREQDGRTYNLPTSSEVAALIVGDIDNALENRDIVVETQTGSLKRISELHPSYLALQYPILFPYGDDGYRIDIPHRGVIDLTNKKRPNCTMREFFAYRVQDRSNQFSLILNSRRLFQQFLVDAYTMIESERLNFIRFQQQDLRSDTYENIRKLRYNGQQDLSKVGKRIFLPSSFTGGSRYMMQNYLDAMAICKWYGYPDFFITITCNPKWPEVQRFLKDTNLNPEDRPDILSRIFKIKLDAICKDLKDRDLFGKASAVVYTIEFQKRGLPHAHMCLFMENDYKLPTVDHVDQFISAEIPDLNQDPELYTLVKDHMIHGPCGNARMSSPCMVDRKCSKGFPKKFQDHSTLDSNGFPLYRRRDDGSFVLKNKIELDNRSVVPYNKKLLKRYQAHINVEWCNQAASIKYLFKYINKGPDRATVVVVPSNNENEQPENDEIKEYYDCRYISACEASWRIFSNEVNYRSPSVMRLIFHLPGQQTVCFGPDEDINQVLNKPSVNSSMFLSWMQRNQDPNDHVARTLTYVRFPRFYVWKLDKRIWVPRIKGKTIGRIHSVSPSTGEAYYLRILLNKVKGPTSFDDIKTVNGRVYDTFRDACYALGLLDDNSEYIEAIKEANISGSAAYIRNLFATMLLSSTLSRPEVVWESTWKYMTDDFLYRFSKYHRVSGLSIPNEQLKNYVLCEIEKFLTRNNSSLRRFLSMPYPDTSSLDNFRCRLINEELAYDRTELQNVYQVHGDNGGVFFVYGYGGTDKTFLWKTLSAAIRSKGEIVLNVASSGIASLLLEGGRTTHSRFHIPLNLNEDSVCHIKPDDDVAKLLQQTKLIIWDEAPMVHKHAFEALDRTMHDIFNISNPSRSDVLFGGKVIVFGGDFRQILPVVPNGGRQEIVNASLCSSYLWSKCKLLTLSSNMRLTVGRPSSEVEEISNFAKWLLDVGEGNVGGSNDGEAIIEIPPELLIDSISDPISSLIDFVYPSILENYNDRNYFSTRAILAPKNEVVHEINDRLLAVFPGEEKEYLSSDSLCPTEDGNVDQQKIYSPDVLNGLKVSGLPNHRLVLKVGVPVMLLRNIDQRNGLCNGTRLKVTKLYSRVIEAEIISGGNIGSRTFIPRMNLVPSDRKIPFAFQRRQFPITVCFAMTINKSQGQSLSKVGLYLRQPVFTHGQLYVALSRVTRRDGIKLLILDNDGRPTNKTTNVVYKEIFNGLMERLEFEMFANEILSRLPTKCVARLRCVSKQWRYELSSHLFAIIHYRRTTKNEDRKLITLTKSSIDLHNLIGGKVDISSRKIILFPVDTCLSNLTILASEYGLLLISIHWLPNELILWNPTSNQFLNLCDKKPKNFFDLREDAVGIYMDSSNDLKILLLQRRKDDVIPRVYSRNTCEWETLTFLKGADYASSLYWWSSGTLCNNVLYFPSPHYWTPAKSYTIAFDVESETFSKVSIPQSTDVIGRQTSFLKIRNTLHMFIVVETPQTNMKLYKFEDELWSEVASFTNVKLFYSLDSWRKKFAENKGDTWSVNIDRCGIFEIQFGLKDFQYFHDAETFQGLYNVASYEETVFSPI, via the exons ATGATCGATTTGACCACAGAGGAAACCGTACAACGAGATCCTTATAGAGGTGTTTCTACAG ATTATTTCGATCATGGTGATCAAGTTATTACTTGTGAAGTTTGTTATGCAAAGTTATGGGATGCAGAGAAAGGAAGCGGAAGAAAAGAGGGTGGCAAAATATGTCATATGTTATGTTGTGGTTATGCCAAAGTTGTGTTACCTGATTATAAATCTGCGACACCTTATTATAAAAGTATATTCATGTCCAATGACAATGAAAGCATGCACTTTTTGAAAAACATTCGACGTTACAATTCTATGTTCGCGTTTACATCAATGGGTGGTAAGGTTGACCAGACAGTTAATACTGGTAATGCTCCTTTTTGCTACAGAATTAGTGGTGAAAATTATCATTCTATCGGTAGTCTTGTGCCAGAAAACGGAGGGAAACCTAAATTTTGTCAGTTATACATATACGATACTAAAAATGAGTTGGCAAACAG GTCTTCAGACAATCCTTCCTCATCAACCTCTTCAGACGAAACTGATAATAAGCTGATACAACAGATCAAAGCAATGTTGGATGCCAACAATGTGCTTGTGAAAATTTATAGGATGGTTAGAGATTGCTTCCAACAGAATCCTAATACCACTTTAAAGCTTCGCCTTATTGGGAAAAGAGAACAAGATGGTCGGACTTATAACTTACCTACTTCCTCCGAGGTTGCTGCTCTTATTGTTGGAGATATTGATAACGCTCTTGAGAATAGAGATATTGTTGTCGAGACACAAACAGGGTCATTAAAAAGAATAAGTGAGTTGCATCCTTCCTATCTTGCACTTCAGTATCCTATTTTGTTCCCATATGGAGACGACGGTTACAGAATTGACATACCACATAGGGGTGTCATTGATCTTACTAACAAGAAACGTCCGAATTGTACAATGAGAGAGTTTTTCGCGTATCGTGTACAAGATCGTAGTAACCAGTTTTCATTGATTCTAAATTCTCGACGGTTATTCCAACAGTTCTTGGTTGATGCTTATACGATGATTGAGAGCGAGCGACTTAACTTTATAAGATTTCAGCAACAAGATCTCAGGTCTGATACATATGAGAATATCCGAAAACTAAGATATAACGGCCAACAAGATTTGTCTAAGGTTGGAAAACGTATTTTCCTTCCATCTTCCTTTACAGGCGGGTCACgatatatgatgcaaaactaTCTTGACGCTATGGCCATTTGTAAATGGTATGGTTATCCAGACTTTTTTATAACCATTACCTGCAATCCCAAGTGGCCGGAGGTTCAAAGGTTTCTTAAAGACACAAATCTTAATCCGGAGGATAGGCCTGATATTTTATCGCGAATCTTTAAAATAAAGCTGGATGCAATTTGTAAAGATTTGAAAGACCGTGATTTGTTTGGAAAAGCTTCAGCTG TTGTTTACACTATTGAGTTTCAGAAGCGAGGATTGCCTCATGCGCATATGTGCTTATTCATGGAGAATGATTACAAACTTCCAACTGTAGACCATGTTGATCAGTTTATTTCTGCAGAAATCCCTGATTTAAACCAAGACCCGGAACTATATACGCTTGTGAAAGACCATATGATTCACGGTCCATGTGGTAATGCTAGAATGAGCTCTCCATGTATGGTTGATAGAAAATGttcaaaaggttttcccaagaaaTTTCAAGATCACTCAACCTTGGATTCTAACGGATTTCCCTTATACAGAAGAAGAGATGACGGTTCCttcgttttaaaaaataaaattgagTTAGACAACAGAAGTGTTGTACCTTACAACAAAAAGCTTTTGAAAAGATATCAGGCGCATATAAACGTTGAATGGTGCAACCAAGCGGCGTCAATAAAGTATTTGTTCAAGTATATTAATAAAGGTCCTGATAGAGCAACAGTTGTTGTGGTTCCGAGCAATAATGAAAACGAGCAACCAGAAAATGATGAAATTAAAGAGTATTATGACTGTAGGTATATATCTGCGTGTGAAGCCTCTTGGAGGATTTTTTCGAATGAAGTTAATTATAGGAGTCCTTCTGTTATGCGGCTGATTTTCCATCTTCCTGGACAACAAACAGTTTGTTTCGGTCCTGATGAAGATATTAATCAAGTGCTAAACAAACCATCTGTGAACTCATCAATGTTTTTGTCTTGGATGCAACGTAATCAAGATCCTAACGACCATGTTGCACGTACACTAACATATGTACGGTTTCCGCGTTTTTATGTGTGGAAGCTTGACAAGCGTATATGGGTTCCGAGAATAAAAGGAAAAACAATTGGAAGAATTCATTCCGTTTCTCCTTCTACCGGTGAAGCGTACTATTTAAGAattcttcttaacaaagttaaaggACCAACATCGTTTGATGATATTAAAACAGTTAATGGTCGAGTGTACGATACTTTTAGAGATGCTTGCTATGCGCTTGGTTTGTTGGATGACAACTCGGAGTACATTGAGGCAATCAAAGAAGCAAATATATCAGGTAGTGCAGCTTATATTCGCAATTTATTCGCCACCATGTTACTGTCAAGCACTTTATCTAGACCTGAAGTAGTCTGGGAAAGCACATGGAAGTATATGACAGATGATTTTCTGTACAGATTCTCAAAGTATCATCGTGTTTCAg GTTTATCAATTCCTAATGAGCAACTAAAGAACTATGTTTTATGCGAAATCGAGAAGTTTTTAACTCGGAATAATTCATCGCTTCGAAGATTTTTATCAATGCCTTACCCGGATACTTCATCTTTAGATAACTTTCGCTGCCGATTGATTAACGAAGAGCTTGCTTACGACAGAACAGAGTTACAAAATGTTTATCAAG TTCATGGAGACAATGGAGGAGTATTTTTTGTTTACGGTTATGGCGGGACCGATAAAACATTTTTATGGAAAACATTGTCTGCTGCAATTAGGTCAAAAGGTGAGATTGTATTAAACGTTGCATCTAGCGGAATTGCATCATTGCTGTTGGAGGGAGGAAGAACGACTCATTCTAGGTTTCATATACCTTTGAATCTTAATGAGGATTCCGTTTGTCATATTAAACCAGACGATGATGTAGCTAAATTACTACAGCAGACCAAACTCATTATATGGGATGAAGCTCCTATGGTTCATAAACATGCATTTGAGGCTTTGGATAGAACTATGCATGACATTTTCAATATATCTAATCCATCCAGGTCTGATGTTTTATTTGGAGGAAAGGTAATTGTATTTGGTGGTGATTTTAGGCAAATATTACCTGTTGTTCCAAACGGTGGACGACAAGAAATTGTGAATGCCTCATTATGTTCTTCTTATCTATGGAGTAAGTGTAAGTTGTTGACGTTATCTAGTAACATGAGGTTAACTGTTGGAAGACCATCATCTGAAGTTGAAGAGATTAGTAATTTTGCAAAATGGTTGTTGGACGTTGGTGAGGGAAATGTTGGTGGTTCCAATGATGGTGAAGCAATAATTGAAATACCACCTGAGCTTTTAATTGACAGCATATCTGATCCAATTTCTAGCCTGATTGATTTTGTTTATCCGTCAATCTTGGAGAACTACAATGATCGTAATTACTTTAGTACCAGAGCTATACTTGCGCCTAAGAATGAGGTTGTTCACGAGATTAATGACAGATTGTTGGCAGTTTTCCCTGGTGAAGAAAAAGAGTATCTTAGTTCTGACAGTCTATGCCCTACTGAAGATGGCAATGTTGATCAGCAAAAAATATACTCCCCCGACGTGCTCAATGGTCTTAAAGTGTCTGGTTTACCAAATCATAGGTTAGTGCTTAAAGTTGGTGTTCCAGTAATGTTGTTGCGAAATATTGACCAACGAAATGGTTTGTGTAACGGTACAAGGTTAAAGGTTACAAAACTTTACAGCCGTGTTATTGAAGCTGAGATAATTTCAGGTGGAAATATTGGTTCTCGGACATTCATACCTAGAATGAATTTGGTACCTTCGGACAGAAAGATTCCTTTTGCATTTCAAAGGAGGCAATTTCCAATAACTGTATGTTTTGCGATGACGATTAACAAAAGCCAGGGTCAGTCGCTATCTAAGGTTGGGTTGTACCTAAGACAACCAGTTTTCACACATGGTCAATTGTACGTAGCTTTATCCAGGGTTACAAGACGAGATGGAATCAAGTTACTAATACTTGACAATGATGGCAGGCCTACAAATAAAACAACCAATGTTGTATATAAAGAGATATTCAATGGATT GATGGAACGTCTTGAATTTGAAATGTTTGCTAACGAAATCCTATCAAGGCTACCAACAAAGTGTGTTGCTCGATTAAGATGTGTTTCCAAACAATGGCGATACGAATTGTCGTCACATTTGTTTGCGATTATTCACTATCGTCGTACCACTAAAAATGAAGATCGTAAACTTATAACGCTGACCAAGTCATCAATTGATCTTCATAACTTGATTGGTGGAAAGGTGGACATTTCTTCAAGGAAGATTATTTTGTTCCCCGTTGACACCTGTCTTTCAAATCTAACAATTCTTGCTTCTGAATATGGTCTTTTACTGATCTCCATCCATTGGTTACCGAACGAAttgattctttggaatccaacaaGTAACCAATTTTTGAATTTGTGTGATAAGAAACCTAAAAATTTTTTTGATTTAAGGGAAGATGCAGTTGGGATTTATATGGATTCATCTAACGATCTAAAAATATTACTTCTCCAACGTCGTAAGGATGATGTTATACCGCGTGTGTATTCTCGGAACACATGTGAATGGGAAACTTTAACTTTCTTGAAAGGAGCTGATTACGCTTCAAGTTTATATTGGTGGTCTTCCGGAACTTTATGcaataatgttttatattttccATCTCCACACTATTGGACGCCTGCTAAAAGTTATACGATTGCTTTTGATGTGGAATCTGAAACTTTCTCAAAGGTTTCCATTCCCCAATCTACTGATGTTATTGGTCGCCAAACCAGTTTTCTCAAAATCCGCAACACACTTCATATGTTTATTGTTGTAGAGACCCCTCAAACAAACATGAAGCTATATAAATTTGAAGATGAACTATGGTCAGAAGTGGCGTCTTTTACAAACGTAAAGTTATTTTACTCATTGGATTCATGGCGTAAGAAATTTGCTGAGAACAAAGGTGACACTTGGTCTGTTAATATCGATCGGTGTGGTATTTTTGAGATACAATTTGGACTGAAAGATTTTCAATACTTTCACGATGCTGAGACCTTTCAAGGACTATACAATGTAGCATCGTATGAAGAGACCGTTTTCTCACCTATTTAG